From a single Nitrogeniibacter mangrovi genomic region:
- a CDS encoding helix-turn-helix domain-containing protein, which yields MATEHKNPMKGRNTAVRKAILNPLQRRETRGESQTDFWRRYGVTQSAGSRFESGRPMQSPVQILMALEALGSITSDELDMVVQLLQGVDLPRNGHHSK from the coding sequence ATGGCGACTGAGCACAAGAATCCGATGAAGGGCCGAAACACGGCCGTACGTAAAGCCATCCTGAACCCTCTGCAGCGCCGTGAGACGCGAGGAGAAAGCCAAACGGACTTCTGGAGAAGATATGGCGTCACCCAATCGGCCGGAAGTCGGTTCGAAAGCGGCCGTCCGATGCAATCGCCGGTTCAGATCTTGATGGCACTCGAAGCGCTCGGGTCGATCACCAGCGATGAGCTCGACATGGTGGTGCAACTACTTCAGGGTGTCGATCTTCCCCGCAACGGCCATCACAGCAAATAG
- a CDS encoding ATP-binding protein — MPDLADVKGQLEARRALEVAAAGGHSLLFFGAPGTGKSMLAQRLPGILPPMTEDEALASAAVQSLTAGFDVTGWGRRAYRSPHHSSSVAAVIGGGCEFHQ, encoded by the coding sequence ATGCCCGATCTGGCCGACGTGAAGGGACAGCTCGAAGCCCGCCGGGCCCTCGAAGTGGCGGCCGCCGGGGGGCATTCCCTGCTCTTTTTCGGCGCGCCGGGGACCGGCAAGTCCATGCTCGCCCAGCGCCTGCCCGGCATCCTGCCGCCCATGACCGAGGACGAGGCGCTGGCCTCGGCGGCGGTGCAGTCCCTGACCGCGGGTTTCGACGTCACCGGCTGGGGGCGGCGCGCCTACCGCTCGCCCCATCATTCCTCGTCGGTGGCCGCGGTGATCGGCGGCGGCTGTGAATTCCATCAATAA
- a CDS encoding magnesium chelatase domain-containing protein — MSLAIVHTRALDGMAAPPVIVEVHLANGLPAFSLVGLPDTEVREARDRVRAAIQTSQFEFPARRITVNLAPADLPKESGRFDLAIALGILAASDQIQPAALDGYEFAGELSLTGQLRPVRGALAMALKTRDAGRALILPGASAREAALVRDARVFSADSLLAVVAHLNGHEGLTPPAPPSARRRRRRCPIWPT; from the coding sequence ATGAGTCTTGCCATCGTCCACACCCGTGCCCTCGACGGCATGGCCGCGCCGCCGGTCATCGTCGAGGTGCATCTGGCCAACGGCCTGCCCGCGTTCTCGCTGGTGGGGCTGCCCGACACCGAGGTGCGCGAGGCGCGCGACCGGGTGCGCGCCGCGATCCAGACCAGCCAGTTCGAGTTTCCCGCCCGGCGCATCACCGTCAATCTCGCCCCGGCCGACCTGCCCAAGGAGAGCGGGCGCTTCGATCTGGCCATCGCGCTGGGCATTCTCGCCGCCTCGGACCAGATCCAGCCGGCCGCGCTCGACGGCTACGAATTCGCCGGCGAGCTGTCGCTCACCGGCCAGCTGCGCCCGGTGCGCGGTGCCCTGGCCATGGCCCTCAAGACCCGCGACGCCGGGCGCGCACTGATCCTGCCCGGGGCCAGCGCCCGCGAAGCGGCCCTGGTGCGCGATGCCCGGGTGTTCAGCGCCGACAGCCTGCTGGCCGTGGTTGCCCATCTGAACGGTCACGAGGGTCTGACGCCGCCGGCGCCCCCGAGCGCGAGGCGACGCCGGCGGCGATGCCCGATCTGGCCGACGTGA
- the dusA gene encoding tRNA dihydrouridine(20/20a) synthase DusA has product MAALDGPAGPFSSRTEGGDPGSTWWPRRVSVAPMLDWTDRFYRFFARQISRRAWLYTEMVTTGALIHGDAARFLRFDACEHPLALQLGGSEPADLARCAKLAAEWGYDEINLNVGCPSERVQSGAFGACLMAEPVLVADCLKAMQDVVDVPVTVKHRIGIDRVEDYAFLADFVDQVHRRSGCTVFIVHARNAILKGLSPKENREIPPLRYDYVHRLKQAFPDLDIHINGGFRGWADIQAQWDHVDGVMVGREAYHNPWMLADADRLGWGDARPAPTRRQVAEAMAAFCAAEVAQGVPLKAMTRHILGLYQGLPGARQWRRMLSDAMALRENDAGLILAASDAVERRLSR; this is encoded by the coding sequence ATGGCGGCACTCGACGGCCCCGCGGGGCCGTTTTCTTCGCGCACCGAAGGCGGCGATCCGGGATCGACGTGGTGGCCGCGCCGGGTCAGCGTCGCGCCCATGCTCGACTGGACCGACCGCTTCTACCGCTTCTTCGCGCGCCAGATCTCGCGCCGGGCCTGGCTGTACACCGAAATGGTCACCACCGGCGCCCTCATCCATGGCGACGCGGCGCGCTTCCTGCGCTTCGACGCCTGCGAGCATCCCCTCGCGCTTCAGCTCGGCGGCAGCGAGCCGGCCGACCTGGCGCGATGCGCGAAGCTCGCCGCCGAGTGGGGCTACGACGAGATCAACCTGAACGTCGGCTGCCCCTCCGAGCGGGTGCAGTCGGGAGCCTTCGGCGCCTGCCTGATGGCCGAGCCGGTGCTGGTGGCCGATTGTCTCAAGGCCATGCAGGACGTGGTCGATGTGCCCGTCACCGTCAAGCACCGCATTGGCATCGACCGGGTCGAGGACTACGCCTTCCTCGCGGACTTCGTCGACCAGGTGCACCGGCGCAGCGGCTGCACCGTGTTCATCGTGCATGCCCGCAACGCCATCCTCAAGGGCCTGTCGCCCAAGGAGAACCGGGAGATCCCGCCGCTCCGGTACGACTACGTCCACCGCCTCAAGCAGGCCTTCCCCGATCTGGACATCCACATCAACGGCGGTTTTCGCGGCTGGGCGGACATCCAGGCCCAGTGGGATCATGTGGATGGGGTGATGGTCGGGCGCGAGGCCTACCACAACCCGTGGATGCTCGCCGACGCCGACCGCCTCGGCTGGGGGGACGCCCGCCCGGCGCCGACCCGTCGTCAGGTGGCCGAGGCCATGGCCGCCTTCTGCGCCGCCGAAGTGGCACAGGGCGTGCCGCTCAAGGCGATGACCCGCCACATCCTCGGCCTCTACCAGGGCCTGCCCGGCGCCCGCCAGTGGCGTCGCATGCTCTCCGACGCCATGGCACTGCGCGAGAACGACGCCGGGCTCATCCTTGCCGCCTCCGACGCGGTCGAGCGACGCCTGTCGCGCTAG
- a CDS encoding accessory factor UbiK family protein, with product MNPTSFLDQISGKLSEIAANSPARDIEKNVRALATSAFSRLDLVTREEFDLQAEMLVRARDQLAALEVRVAELEAALAQREAPGPKG from the coding sequence ATGAACCCGACCAGCTTCCTCGACCAGATCAGCGGCAAGCTGTCCGAAATCGCGGCCAACTCGCCTGCGCGGGACATCGAGAAGAACGTGCGCGCGCTGGCCACCAGCGCGTTCTCGCGCCTCGATCTGGTCACGCGCGAGGAGTTCGACCTGCAGGCCGAGATGCTGGTGCGCGCCCGCGACCAGCTCGCCGCGCTCGAAGTGCGCGTGGCCGAACTCGAAGCGGCACTGGCGCAGCGTGAGGCGCCGGGGCCGAAGGGGTGA
- a CDS encoding TorF family putative porin, giving the protein MHKTIINAAVAAALLAGASGMALAEDSPFSANVGFVSDYQYRGWSQTNEKMALQGGFDYAHPSGFYAGVWGSNVSWIKDAYADADSSLEVDIYGGYTMNAGPIGLDFGLLQYYYPGSGVSDAAQPSFNTLEGYVGASWEFLTFKYSHSFTNLFGVPDSKGSGYYDLGASYEVGYGITVDAHIGRQHFTHSSGTSYNDWKVGVSKDFGGFDFGLQYVDTDVDNEKLADKRFIVSVSKSF; this is encoded by the coding sequence ATGCACAAGACCATCATCAACGCGGCCGTGGCCGCTGCCCTGCTCGCCGGCGCGTCCGGCATGGCCCTGGCCGAGGACAGCCCGTTCTCCGCCAACGTCGGCTTCGTGTCCGACTACCAGTATCGTGGCTGGAGCCAGACCAACGAAAAAATGGCCCTGCAGGGCGGTTTCGACTACGCGCACCCCAGTGGCTTCTACGCGGGCGTGTGGGGATCGAACGTCTCCTGGATCAAGGACGCGTACGCGGACGCCGACAGCAGCCTGGAAGTCGACATCTACGGCGGCTACACCATGAATGCCGGACCGATCGGACTCGATTTCGGTCTGCTGCAGTATTACTACCCGGGCAGCGGCGTCTCTGATGCCGCCCAGCCGAGCTTCAACACCCTCGAGGGCTATGTCGGCGCCAGCTGGGAGTTCCTGACCTTCAAGTATTCCCACTCGTTCACCAATCTGTTCGGCGTGCCCGACTCCAAGGGCAGTGGCTACTACGACCTGGGTGCGTCCTACGAGGTGGGCTACGGCATCACGGTGGACGCCCACATCGGCCGCCAGCACTTCACCCACAGCAGCGGCACGTCCTACAACGACTGGAAAGTCGGGGTGAGCAAGGACTTCGGCGGCTTCGATTTCGGCCTTCAGTACGTCGATACCGACGTCGACAACGAAAAACTGGCCGACAAGCGCTTCATCGTTTCGGTCTCCAAGTCCTTCTAA
- a CDS encoding P-II family nitrogen regulator — MKYLIAIIKPFKLDEVREALSAIGVQGITVTEVKGFGRQKGHTELYRGAEYVVDFLPKVKLEAAIPAAILDQAVEAIEKAGSTGKIGDGKIFVFDLVQAIRIRTGETGPDAL, encoded by the coding sequence ATGAAATACCTGATTGCAATCATCAAGCCCTTCAAGCTGGACGAGGTGCGTGAGGCGCTGTCGGCCATCGGCGTGCAGGGCATCACCGTGACCGAAGTCAAGGGCTTCGGCCGCCAGAAAGGCCACACCGAGCTCTACCGGGGCGCGGAATACGTGGTGGACTTTCTGCCCAAGGTCAAACTCGAAGCCGCCATCCCGGCCGCGATCCTCGACCAGGCCGTCGAGGCCATCGAGAAGGCCGGCTCCACCGGCAAGATCGGTGACGGCAAGATCTTCGTATTCGATCTGGTGCAGGCCATCCGGATCCGCACCGGCGAAACCGGTCCCGACGCACTGTGA
- a CDS encoding ammonium transporter has translation MKSLIKTLLGALALVAVPAFAQDAAVVVDKGDVAWLMTATLLVTFMAVPGLALFYGGLVRSKNMLSVLMQVMVVFSLGIVLWAFYGYSLAFTEGSAFIGGLNKIFLSGVTIDTLADTFTDNVKLPELVFVAFQATFAAITCALVVGSFAERMKFSAVLLFTILWFTFSYLPICHMVWGPGGYLLEDGALDFAGGTVVHINAGVAGLVGAYLVGKRIGFGRESMAPHSLTLTMAGAAMLWVGWFGFNAGSNLEATSGAALAFINTLVATAAATLGWIGAEAIFKGKPSMLGAASGAVAGLVAITPACGSVGPMGAIVLGLIAGVVCLWGVNGLKHMLGADDSLDVFGVHGVGGILGAILTGVFTAPSLGGTGGDDFSIASQVWIQTKSVLITIGWSGVVALISYKIVDIVVGLRVPEDEEREGLDITAHGESAYKF, from the coding sequence ATGAAATCTCTCATCAAGACCCTGCTCGGTGCGCTGGCGCTCGTCGCGGTGCCCGCGTTCGCTCAGGATGCCGCCGTTGTCGTCGACAAGGGCGACGTGGCGTGGCTGATGACCGCCACCCTCCTGGTCACTTTCATGGCTGTCCCCGGCCTGGCCCTGTTCTACGGTGGCCTGGTCCGTTCCAAGAACATGCTGTCCGTGCTCATGCAGGTGATGGTCGTGTTCTCCCTCGGCATCGTGCTGTGGGCCTTCTACGGCTACTCGCTGGCCTTCACCGAAGGCTCCGCCTTCATCGGCGGCTTGAACAAGATCTTCCTGTCCGGCGTCACCATCGACACCCTGGCCGACACCTTCACCGATAACGTGAAGCTGCCCGAGCTGGTGTTCGTGGCCTTCCAGGCGACCTTCGCGGCCATCACCTGCGCGCTGGTCGTCGGCTCCTTCGCCGAGCGCATGAAGTTCTCCGCGGTACTGCTGTTCACGATCCTGTGGTTCACCTTCAGCTACCTGCCGATCTGCCACATGGTGTGGGGCCCGGGCGGCTACCTGCTCGAAGACGGCGCGCTCGACTTCGCCGGCGGTACCGTGGTGCATATCAACGCCGGTGTGGCCGGTCTGGTGGGCGCCTACCTGGTGGGCAAGCGCATCGGCTTCGGTCGCGAGTCCATGGCGCCGCACTCCCTGACGCTGACCATGGCCGGCGCGGCCATGCTGTGGGTGGGCTGGTTCGGCTTCAACGCCGGCTCCAACCTGGAAGCCACGTCCGGCGCCGCCCTGGCCTTCATCAATACCCTGGTGGCCACCGCGGCGGCGACCCTGGGCTGGATCGGCGCTGAAGCGATCTTCAAGGGCAAGCCCTCCATGCTGGGCGCCGCCTCGGGTGCCGTCGCCGGTCTCGTGGCGATCACCCCGGCCTGCGGCTCGGTCGGCCCGATGGGCGCCATCGTCCTCGGCCTGATCGCCGGCGTGGTCTGCCTGTGGGGCGTCAATGGCCTCAAGCACATGCTCGGTGCGGACGACTCGCTCGACGTGTTCGGCGTCCATGGTGTCGGCGGTATCCTCGGTGCGATCCTGACCGGCGTGTTCACCGCCCCGTCCTTGGGCGGCACCGGTGGCGACGACTTCTCGATCGCCAGCCAGGTGTGGATCCAGACCAAGAGCGTGCTCATCACCATCGGCTGGTCCGGTGTGGTGGCCCTGATCTCCTACAAGATCGTGGATATCGTCGTCGGCCTGCGGGTGCCGGAAGACGAAGAGCGCGAAGGCCTCGACATCACCGCCCACGGCGAATCGGCTTACAAGTTCTGA
- a CDS encoding DnaJ C-terminal domain-containing protein, with protein sequence MEYVDYYAALGVERDASGDDIKRAFRKLARKYHPDVSKEPDAEARMKAINEAYAVLSDPERRAAYDQLGRGHQGGQDFTPPPGWDSGFEFAGEGMSPEDAARFSDFFSELFGGMGGADPFHASGRRHHATQGQDHHARIVLDLEDTFTGPTRQLSLQVPVADAQGRVRLQSRTLNVKIPVGIRAGQIIRLAGQGHPGPGGLPAGDLLLEVQFRPHARFRVDGRDLAMDLPVTPWEAALGAVIPVTLPAGTIKVRIPAGAQSGQALNVRGKGIPGTTPGDLQLRLKVVLPPASSDAAKAIYETMAKEMAFDPRATTGA encoded by the coding sequence ATGGAATACGTGGACTACTACGCCGCGCTGGGGGTCGAACGCGACGCCTCCGGCGACGACATCAAGCGGGCCTTTCGCAAGCTCGCGCGCAAGTACCATCCGGACGTCTCCAAGGAACCGGACGCCGAGGCGCGCATGAAGGCGATCAACGAGGCCTATGCGGTGCTCTCGGACCCGGAACGCCGTGCCGCCTACGACCAGCTGGGCCGGGGCCACCAGGGTGGCCAGGACTTCACCCCGCCGCCGGGTTGGGATTCGGGCTTCGAGTTCGCCGGCGAGGGCATGTCGCCCGAGGACGCGGCGCGCTTCTCCGACTTCTTCTCGGAACTGTTCGGCGGCATGGGCGGCGCCGACCCCTTCCATGCCAGCGGCCGTCGCCATCACGCCACCCAGGGTCAGGACCATCACGCCCGCATCGTGCTCGACCTGGAGGACACCTTCACCGGCCCGACCCGGCAGCTGTCGCTGCAGGTGCCGGTGGCCGACGCCCAGGGGCGGGTCCGACTGCAGTCGCGCACCCTGAACGTGAAGATCCCGGTGGGCATCCGCGCCGGCCAGATCATCCGTCTGGCCGGTCAGGGCCATCCCGGCCCGGGCGGCCTGCCGGCGGGCGATCTGCTGCTGGAGGTGCAGTTCCGTCCCCATGCGCGCTTCCGGGTGGACGGCCGCGACCTGGCCATGGACCTGCCGGTGACGCCATGGGAGGCGGCGCTGGGGGCGGTGATTCCGGTCACGCTGCCCGCGGGCACCATCAAGGTGCGCATCCCCGCCGGCGCCCAGTCGGGCCAGGCGCTGAACGTGCGCGGCAAGGGCATCCCGGGGACCACGCCGGGCGACCTGCAGCTGCGTCTCAAGGTGGTGCTGCCGCCGGCCAGCTCCGATGCGGCGAAGGCGATCTACGAGACCATGGCGAAGGAAATGGCCTTCGATCCACGGGCCACGACGGGAGCGTGA
- a CDS encoding chaperone modulator CbpM: protein MSKDDIFDTSVLDDSWLTVDQLAAACAVEVSWLHQRLDAGLFPHAECVAGVWRFNGPCLSRARRMRELERNFDAVPELAALFADLLDEMDALRARLRQAGLD from the coding sequence ATGAGCAAGGACGACATTTTCGACACCAGCGTGCTCGACGACAGCTGGCTGACCGTTGACCAGCTGGCGGCCGCCTGCGCGGTGGAGGTGAGCTGGCTGCACCAGCGCCTCGACGCCGGCCTCTTTCCCCATGCCGAATGCGTGGCCGGGGTGTGGCGCTTCAACGGCCCGTGCCTGAGTCGGGCGCGGCGCATGCGCGAGCTGGAGCGCAACTTCGACGCGGTGCCGGAACTGGCGGCGCTGTTCGCCGACCTGCTCGACGAGATGGACGCACTGCGCGCGCGGCTGCGCCAGGCCGGGCTGGACTGA